Proteins from a genomic interval of Papaver somniferum cultivar HN1 chromosome 4, ASM357369v1, whole genome shotgun sequence:
- the LOC113273053 gene encoding proline-rich receptor-like protein kinase PERK12: MSDTPLDMLPLGNDGSSPQAPPADGNETPSDNPSPSGSNSPESPPAPDSSNPTSDSPPPDSSNTPPPPDSNNTPPPPPDPNNTPSGNSSPPPDTNTPSSPSDSSPPPPPPPESDSSPPSGSNNGSPPPPPLSDDNNTPSEPPPPPSDNNNTPSESSPDPKSSNDSPPTDNGSKSSPPSSDNQNSPNTDNQPPPQRQESPPSRDGAQSNRSSSHVPELSGPSTHSSRTSSTPLDSASSSKSDGTINVGTVAGATVAGVLIIAFIALFFVIARRRKRRPLDYYDPYRPQPPNYSGNSDGYYYGGPPSQPHSQQHSAGMPGGHSQEYYSGGRPPAYPNSGPMNSYGSYKGPDSGTLGGAQSSFTYDELMGITEGFSRQNIIGEGGFGAVYKGHLPDGRIVAVKQLKAGSGQGEREFRAEVDIISRVHHRHLVSLVGYCIADAQRLLVYEFVPNNTLEHHIHTPGLPVLDWSKRVRIAIGAARGLAYLHEDCHPKIIHRDIKSANILLDDVYEAQVADFGLAKLSNDISTHVSTRVMGTFGYMAPEYASSGKLTDRSDVFSFGVVLLELVTGRRPVEASQDDSLVEWARPLIASAIETGDFSELADPRLEKRYVESEMFRMAETAAACVRHSANKRPRMVQVLRALDTDGDMPDINNGVKVGQSTIFEANSDLQKFRMLALGGDDTADYSMHSGSMNSRAEILPPKPPPGWSGESETRAINPRKW, from the exons AACAATACACCTCCTCCGCCTCCAGACCCCAACAATACACCGTCAGGAAACTCGTCGCCCCCACCAGATACAAATACTCCCTCATCTCCGTCAGATTCAtccccacctccaccaccaccaccagagtcTGATTCTTCACCTCCTTCAGGTTCCAATAACGGTtcgccacctccacctccactgTCAGATGACAACAACACTCCTTCTGAACCTCCACCTCCACCGTCAGATAACAACAACACTCCTTCTGAATCTTCTCCAGATCCGAAGTCATCTAATGATTCTCCTCCGACTGACAACGGAAGCAAAAGCTCCCCTCCATCATCTGACAATCAAAACTCACCAAACACTGACAACCAACCTCCTCCTCAGAGACAAGAGTCCCCACCTTCACGCGATGGTGCACAATCTAATCGTTCATCAAGCCATGTCCCAGAGCTAAGTGGTCCTTCCACACACTCAAGTCGTACTTCTTCCACCCCACTAGATTCCGCTTCATCTTCGAAGTCAGACGGGACAATTAACGTTGGCACTGTTGCTGGTGCAACCGTAGCAGGAGTGCTAATCATTGCTTTCATTGCCCTCTTTTTCGTCATTGCAAGGAGGAGGAAAAGACGGCCTTTAGATTATTACGATCCTTACAGACCACAGCCACCAAATTACTCAGGGAATTCAG ATGGGTATTACTACGGAGGGCCACCTTCACAGCCACATTCGCAGCAGCATTCAGCAGGGATGCCAGGTGGTCACTCACAGGAGTATTATAGTGGGGGGAGACCACCAGCATATCCTAATTCTGGTCCAATGAATAGCTACGGTAGCTACAAAGGACCAGATTCGGGTACATTAGGAGGTGCACAGTCGTCATTCACATATGATGAGTTGATGGGCATAACAGAAGGGTTTTCTCGCCAAAATATTATTGGAGAAGGTGGATTTGGAGCTGTTTACAAGGGTCACCTTCCCGATGGGAGAATAGTAGCAGTGAAACAACTGAAGGCTGGGAGTGGCCAGGGTGAGAGGGAGTTCAGAGCTGAAGTTGATATAATCAGTCGTGTTCACCATAGGCATCTGGTTTCTCTGGTTGGATACTGCATTGCTGACGCCCAAAGATTGCTCGTCTACGAATTTGTTCCGAATAATACTCTTGAACATCATATACATA CTCCAGGATTGCCGGTGTTGGATTGGTCCAAAAGAGTAAGGATTGCCATTGGTGCTGCTCGTGGGTTGGCATATCTACATGAAGACT GTCACCCAAAGATTATCCATAGGGATATCAAATCTGCCAACATCCTGTTGGATGACGTTTATGAAGCACAG GTTGCAGATTTTGGTCTTGCTAAGCTATCAAATGACATATCCACCCATGTCTCAACTCGTGTAATGGGAACATTTGG GTACATGGCACCTGAGTATGCTTCAAGTGGCAAATTGACTGATAGATCCGATGTGTTCTCCTTCGGAGTGGTGCTTCTAGAGCTTGTGACTGGACGTAGACCTGTCGAGGCAAGCCAGGATGACAGTTTAGTTGAATGG GCCCGACCATTGATAGCCAGTGCAATAGAAACTGGAGATTTTTCAGAGTTGGCAGATCCAAGGCTTGAAAAGAGATACGTGGAGAGTGAGATGTTTAGGATGGCTGAGACAGCTGCTGCTTGTGTTCGTCACTCTGCCAACAAAAGACCCCGCATGGTGCAG GTGTTAAGGGCGTTGGACACTGACGGTGACATGCCAGATATCAACAATGGTGTGAAAGTTGGTCAGAGCACTATTTTTGAAGCAAACTCGGATCTTCAAAAATTTCGAATGTTGGCACTTGGTGGCGATGATACTGCAGACTATAGCATGCATAGTGGAAGTATGAACTCTAGAGCAGAGATTTTACCCCCGAAACCTCCACCAGGTTGGAGTGGCGAATCAGAAACTCGTGCCATTAACCCACGCAAATGGTGA